From the Natrarchaeobaculum aegyptiacum genome, one window contains:
- a CDS encoding AAA family ATPase, translated as MKDEAIPTGCEAVDELLGGGFERGTVTQIYGSPAAGKTNVALSAAVETAAAGGTAVYIDTEGVSVDRFEQLLSARADENRTRGPDDRSTDVLSSGVEETDVPSGDESPRDESAETDVETLASRIVVEDALDFEEQAEAVRDAEAFAEGADLIVLDSATGFYRLERGPGGGDGTGDGGEALRSVARQVTHLLSLARKHDLAVVLTNQVFADPDSDRTRALGGNTLEHWTGVVVRLERFRGGNRRATLEKHRSKPAGESVQFRITETGLESGGGMPEP; from the coding sequence GTGAAGGACGAGGCGATTCCGACGGGCTGTGAGGCCGTCGACGAGTTGCTGGGCGGCGGCTTCGAGCGTGGAACCGTCACCCAGATCTACGGTTCGCCCGCCGCGGGCAAGACGAACGTCGCGCTGTCTGCCGCCGTGGAGACGGCTGCTGCCGGCGGCACTGCCGTCTATATCGACACCGAAGGCGTCTCCGTCGACCGGTTCGAGCAACTGCTCTCGGCACGGGCCGACGAGAATCGCACTCGTGGACCAGACGACCGGTCGACCGACGTCCTCTCGAGCGGCGTCGAGGAGACGGACGTCCCGAGCGGGGACGAGTCGCCGAGAGACGAGTCCGCGGAAACCGACGTCGAGACGCTCGCCTCGCGAATCGTCGTCGAGGATGCCCTCGACTTCGAGGAGCAGGCCGAGGCGGTCCGGGACGCCGAGGCGTTCGCGGAGGGGGCCGACCTGATCGTCCTCGATAGCGCAACCGGGTTCTACCGCCTCGAGCGCGGCCCGGGGGGCGGCGACGGGACGGGCGACGGGGGCGAGGCCCTCCGGTCGGTCGCCCGGCAGGTGACCCACCTGCTCTCGCTGGCGCGCAAACACGACCTCGCCGTCGTCCTGACGAATCAGGTCTTCGCCGACCCAGACTCCGATCGGACGCGCGCACTCGGCGGGAACACCTTAGAGCACTGGACCGGTGTCGTCGTCCGCCTCGAGCGCTTCCGCGGGGGCAATCGGCGGGCGACGCTCGAGAAACACCGGTCGAAGCCGGCCGGCGAGTCGGTGCAGTTTCGGATCACGGAGACCGGACTCGAGAGCGGTGGCGGGATGCCCGAGCCCTAA
- a CDS encoding SDR family oxidoreductase — protein MNVAVIGANGGIGRELLPRLDDAGHDPIGIVRDESQFDEIRDRGGEPRLGDLEGEFADALEACDAVVFTAGSGGDTDWGKTLLIDLWGARRSIDACVEQGIDRFVMISSFNASEPLGEPEAMRPYWVAKRCADDFLEASPLEATILRPTALTDDEGTGHVSSAFEYPGESGASIPRADVAQAVVASLENEDTVGETIRLFGGETPIDTAVQPEN, from the coding sequence ATGAACGTCGCAGTGATCGGTGCCAACGGCGGAATTGGTCGTGAGTTGCTCCCCAGACTCGACGATGCCGGCCACGACCCGATCGGAATCGTCCGGGACGAATCCCAGTTCGACGAGATTCGCGACCGCGGCGGGGAACCACGGCTGGGCGACCTCGAGGGGGAGTTCGCCGACGCACTCGAGGCGTGCGACGCCGTCGTCTTCACCGCGGGCTCCGGCGGCGACACCGACTGGGGGAAGACGCTCCTGATCGACCTCTGGGGAGCACGACGATCGATCGACGCCTGCGTCGAGCAGGGCATCGATCGCTTCGTCATGATCAGTTCGTTCAACGCGAGCGAGCCACTGGGCGAGCCAGAAGCCATGCGTCCGTACTGGGTCGCAAAGCGCTGTGCCGACGACTTCCTCGAGGCGTCGCCGCTCGAGGCGACGATCCTCCGACCGACCGCGCTCACAGACGACGAGGGGACCGGTCACGTGTCGTCGGCCTTCGAGTATCCCGGTGAAAGCGGTGCGTCGATCCCGCGTGCCGACGTGGCGCAGGCGGTCGTCGCGAGTCTCGAGAACGAGGACACCGTCGGCGAGACGATCAGGCTCTTCGGGGGGGAGACGCCTATCGACACCGCGGTCCAGCCCGAAAACTGA
- a CDS encoding CBS domain-containing protein yields MNIADIATQEYIEVGVGERMGKVRSMFENGNPKGIIVTNDGEYEGVISEREVLQSHVEDDAKVAALIKPSRNSPAPKIDRDEDVRETARMLIESNAKVAPVFEHGDLWGVISDDAILEAVLENLDTLTVEDVYSSDPVTLNEDDGIGRAINQLREHGISRLPVLDDSGVLTGVVTTHDIADFVIRQEYSTTTGDRVGDSQRMLDVPVYDIMNSPVETTTLDATAREAIEQMLELDYAGLMVTPDGNDREVLGVVTKTDVLRALTLTEEERMDVQITNISMLDTITREAIVEDIQEVADKYAEMQVLHAHVRFKEHKEKLRGTPLIHCQVRLRTNKGQVAGTGEGYGAENAFRVALEKLERNVLELKGITSDEEYRGQLLRKLNEL; encoded by the coding sequence ATGAATATTGCTGATATCGCGACGCAGGAGTATATCGAGGTCGGAGTCGGCGAGCGAATGGGGAAAGTCCGTTCGATGTTCGAGAACGGGAACCCGAAGGGGATCATCGTCACCAACGACGGCGAGTACGAGGGCGTGATCAGCGAACGCGAGGTCCTCCAGTCGCACGTCGAAGACGACGCGAAGGTCGCCGCGCTCATCAAGCCCAGCCGGAACTCCCCGGCACCGAAGATCGACCGCGACGAGGACGTTCGCGAGACCGCCCGGATGCTGATCGAGAGTAACGCGAAGGTCGCACCCGTCTTCGAACACGGCGACCTCTGGGGCGTCATCAGCGACGACGCCATCCTCGAGGCCGTTCTCGAGAACCTCGACACGCTAACCGTCGAGGACGTCTACTCGTCCGATCCCGTGACCCTCAACGAGGACGACGGCATCGGCCGGGCGATCAACCAGCTTCGCGAACACGGCATCTCGCGACTCCCGGTGTTAGACGACAGCGGCGTGCTCACGGGCGTCGTCACCACTCACGATATCGCCGACTTCGTCATCCGTCAGGAGTACTCGACGACGACCGGCGACCGCGTCGGCGACAGCCAGCGGATGCTCGACGTTCCCGTCTACGACATCATGAACAGCCCCGTCGAGACGACCACGCTCGACGCGACCGCCCGCGAAGCGATCGAACAGATGCTCGAGCTCGACTACGCCGGGTTGATGGTCACGCCCGACGGAAACGATCGCGAGGTCCTCGGCGTCGTCACGAAGACGGACGTCCTGCGGGCGCTGACGCTCACCGAGGAAGAGCGCATGGACGTCCAGATCACGAACATCTCGATGCTCGACACCATCACCCGCGAGGCGATCGTCGAGGACATCCAGGAGGTCGCAGACAAGTACGCCGAGATGCAGGTGCTCCACGCGCACGTCCGGTTCAAAGAACACAAGGAGAAACTCCGCGGGACGCCACTGATCCACTGTCAGGTCCGCCTTCGGACCAACAAGGGGCAGGTCGCCGGTACCGGCGAAGGCTACGGCGCAGAGAACGCCTTCCGCGTCGCTCTCGAGAAACTCGAGCGCAACGTCCTCGAACTGAAAGGCATTACCAGCGACGAAGAGTACCGCGGACAGCTCCTGCGGAAGTTGAACGAGCTATAA
- a CDS encoding lycopene cyclase domain-containing protein: protein MPDIGVFGRYTYLATEVFWGAIAFALLRRAGALRKAAVTILALYPLAYAWDRYTLEVGVFDIRMRTGIDVAGIPLEEHLFMAVVPGLVLGVHETIFGSGDE from the coding sequence CTGCCCGACATCGGCGTCTTCGGTCGGTACACCTACCTCGCGACGGAGGTCTTCTGGGGGGCGATCGCGTTCGCCCTGTTACGCCGCGCGGGTGCACTTCGGAAGGCGGCGGTGACCATCCTCGCACTGTATCCACTCGCGTACGCGTGGGACCGGTACACCCTCGAGGTCGGCGTCTTCGACATCAGAATGCGAACCGGGATCGACGTCGCGGGCATCCCGCTCGAGGAACACCTGTTCATGGCCGTCGTCCCCGGGCTCGTACTGGGTGTTCACGAGACGATTTTCGGTAGTGGGGATGAGTAA
- a CDS encoding HAD family hydrolase — translation MPQAVVFDLDYTLAVPTRDRATILEEAAAAADAPSLSREAYLEAHRRNLTRETREPIFADLLDDHDADAEVDPATLATAYRETIADALEPLPGVEELLASLRESYHVGLLTNGPIVAQRDKLETLGWEEAFDAALVTGELEAGKPDPRAFEAIASELDVEPAEAVYVGDEVDADVRGATNAGMAVVQVLLEDGPEPDPRAVAHVSQHDIATELPAVLERLE, via the coding sequence ATGCCACAGGCGGTCGTCTTCGACCTCGATTACACACTCGCGGTTCCGACGCGGGACCGGGCGACCATCCTCGAGGAGGCCGCCGCCGCTGCGGACGCGCCGTCGCTCTCCCGGGAGGCCTACCTCGAGGCCCATCGCCGGAACCTCACCCGGGAGACCCGCGAGCCGATTTTCGCGGACCTGCTCGATGACCACGACGCCGACGCGGAAGTCGACCCCGCCACACTCGCGACCGCCTACCGGGAGACGATCGCCGACGCACTCGAGCCCCTGCCCGGCGTCGAAGAGCTGCTGGCCTCACTGCGGGAGTCCTACCACGTGGGGCTGCTCACCAACGGCCCCATCGTCGCCCAGCGGGACAAACTCGAGACGCTGGGCTGGGAAGAGGCCTTCGACGCCGCGCTCGTCACCGGCGAACTCGAGGCCGGCAAACCCGATCCGCGCGCCTTCGAGGCCATCGCTTCGGAACTGGACGTCGAGCCCGCGGAGGCGGTCTACGTGGGTGACGAGGTCGACGCCGACGTCCGCGGGGCGACGAACGCGGGGATGGCCGTGGTTCAGGTGTTGCTCGAGGACGGTCCCGAGCCGGATCCGCGGGCCGTCGCGCACGTGTCACAGCACGACATCGCGACCGAGCTTCCGGCCGTGCTCGAGAGGCTCGAGTAG
- a CDS encoding cation:proton antiporter: protein MVSEVALSPDLAVILLCATAVGFLAKQTGQPTIIAYIVTGVVIGPAALGIVEVSELTELLSELGLAFLLFLLGIKMRLDEVEHVLAPIVKISIPQMAAVAVTGIVLSLALGFDIWAAIIIGLALMYSSTAVVIKMLTDKDEATSLHGKIDVGVLLVQDIVVVILLAVLAAGQPDDLAEVVTTLGVVLVLVAIITVAAIGASRTVLPVVFRRIADNKDVFFLLAISWAFLFVFVSDNVNLFLAPLGIEAYLSIEMGAFLAGLAIAQLPYSKELQDRVNPLTDLFVMIFFVSVALDLDATQLFAHTWEAIAAALILMPAKFVIFFLLIDWQGFDLETTFLGSINMMQISEFGIIVTAVAVEGGFVEPEVLGFITLIALFTMSVSVYFIEYNHQLFKRVEPYLSRWEGDDDFEGGKREYRDHAVVIGYDEVTRNAVPLLADHYEDVVVVDRTVSHVETLEDEGYDAVYGDFRNYTIRKDVALKKADFVLSSSVEPDVNKALLREAGEDATVFVEAEHVDDARELYDRGAHCVIMTTHLAGDRLADYLRAYFEDEPALEEAIELDVEQLGSTDPFPATPERMGGALDD, encoded by the coding sequence ATGGTCTCCGAGGTAGCTCTTTCGCCCGATCTCGCCGTCATCCTCCTCTGTGCGACGGCCGTTGGCTTCCTCGCGAAACAGACCGGCCAGCCGACGATCATCGCCTACATCGTCACCGGTGTCGTAATCGGGCCCGCTGCTCTCGGGATCGTGGAAGTCAGTGAACTCACCGAGTTGCTCTCGGAACTCGGCCTCGCATTCCTGTTGTTCTTGCTCGGGATCAAGATGCGCCTCGACGAGGTCGAGCACGTCCTCGCACCGATCGTCAAGATCTCGATCCCGCAGATGGCCGCCGTCGCAGTGACCGGGATCGTCCTCTCGCTCGCCCTCGGATTCGACATCTGGGCCGCCATCATCATCGGTCTCGCGCTCATGTACAGCTCGACGGCGGTCGTCATCAAGATGCTGACCGACAAGGACGAGGCGACGTCCTTGCACGGCAAAATCGACGTCGGCGTGTTGCTCGTCCAGGACATCGTCGTCGTCATCTTGCTCGCCGTGCTCGCTGCCGGCCAGCCCGACGACCTCGCCGAAGTTGTGACCACCCTCGGCGTCGTCCTCGTGCTGGTCGCGATCATCACCGTCGCCGCCATCGGTGCCTCTCGGACCGTCTTGCCCGTCGTCTTCCGTCGAATCGCCGACAACAAGGACGTCTTCTTCCTGCTGGCCATTTCGTGGGCGTTCCTCTTCGTCTTCGTCTCTGACAACGTCAACCTCTTTCTCGCCCCACTCGGCATCGAAGCCTACCTCTCGATCGAGATGGGGGCGTTCCTCGCCGGTCTCGCCATCGCTCAGCTCCCCTACAGCAAGGAACTACAGGACCGTGTCAACCCATTGACTGACCTGTTCGTGATGATCTTCTTCGTCTCGGTCGCGCTCGACCTCGATGCAACCCAGCTCTTTGCCCACACCTGGGAGGCGATCGCCGCAGCACTGATCCTGATGCCTGCGAAGTTCGTCATCTTCTTCCTGTTGATCGACTGGCAGGGATTCGACCTCGAGACGACGTTCCTCGGGAGCATCAACATGATGCAGATCAGCGAGTTTGGTATCATCGTCACCGCCGTCGCCGTCGAGGGTGGGTTCGTCGAACCGGAAGTACTCGGCTTCATCACGCTCATCGCGCTGTTCACGATGAGCGTCTCCGTGTACTTCATCGAGTACAACCACCAGCTGTTCAAACGCGTCGAGCCCTACCTCTCTCGCTGGGAGGGTGACGACGACTTCGAGGGCGGAAAACGTGAGTACCGTGACCACGCGGTCGTCATCGGTTACGACGAGGTGACCCGGAACGCGGTCCCCCTCCTTGCCGACCACTACGAGGACGTCGTCGTCGTCGACCGGACCGTCTCTCACGTCGAAACGCTCGAGGACGAGGGCTACGACGCGGTGTACGGTGACTTCCGGAACTACACGATCCGCAAGGACGTCGCGCTCAAAAAGGCCGATTTCGTCCTCTCGTCGTCGGTCGAGCCCGACGTGAACAAAGCGCTGCTCAGGGAGGCCGGGGAAGACGCCACGGTCTTCGTCGAGGCCGAACACGTCGACGACGCACGCGAACTCTACGACCGCGGTGCACACTGCGTGATCATGACCACCCACCTCGCTGGCGACCGACTGGCAGACTACCTCCGGGCGTACTTCGAGGACGAACCGGCACTCGAGGAGGCGATCGAACTCGACGTCGAACAGCTCGGCAGTACGGATCCGTTCCCGGCGACGCCGGAACGCATGGGAGGTGCCCTCGATGACTGA
- a CDS encoding cation:proton antiporter family protein has protein sequence MTDLLTTVSILFIVLGPFLFVANRYRLPTVPALIVAGVVAGLFVDESLTLELAQYGIALLVFTFGVRVEFTGVRTVLVDSEVVALGQILVVGSLGFVFGLWLGIPQSEAIYLGVAAAFSSTIVGTALMQTEIRRELVRGRLAESIHFVQDIVAVAFILLMGAGVLGLEAIGTQLAAGVGLVAAAYLVNRYLFDVIGRLAGGSSELMIVGVVSVLVVFVGAAELAGVSVVVGAFAAGLAVRHDPVEYLGLFNGLQSVRDFFVAIFFVTIGALVAAPTIEKLVIVSGIVILTVVVKPVVTTAILLYKGYDPRTATLTSLSTDQVSEFALIIAIEALVIGLITQSVFDAIIFAAAITMITSSLTQRYDEAIYRSLADRSVFPVRTGRLEEWSNVPDDVSDHVIIAGFGRQGHQLAQTCREIDQPFVVIENDPTVRKDLTNECDAYVFGDAMERSTWERANVEDARVVVSTIDSELVSKRLLSFDFEVDLTLRASEEDTALELLEAGALYVSVSELLAGDQLVKHVRGLLEGDQTPDELRAERREALDEYVTFHPADD, from the coding sequence ATGACTGATCTTCTCACGACGGTCTCGATCCTGTTCATCGTGCTCGGGCCGTTCCTGTTCGTGGCCAACCGATACCGGCTGCCGACGGTGCCGGCGCTGATCGTCGCGGGTGTCGTCGCCGGCCTCTTCGTCGACGAAAGTCTCACCCTCGAGCTCGCCCAGTACGGTATCGCACTACTCGTGTTCACGTTCGGCGTCAGGGTCGAGTTTACCGGCGTTCGGACGGTGCTCGTCGACAGCGAAGTCGTTGCGCTCGGCCAGATCCTCGTCGTCGGGAGTCTCGGGTTCGTGTTCGGACTCTGGCTCGGCATTCCCCAGTCGGAGGCGATCTACCTCGGTGTCGCCGCGGCGTTCTCCTCGACGATCGTGGGAACGGCGCTGATGCAGACCGAGATTCGACGGGAGCTCGTTCGCGGTCGGCTGGCAGAGTCGATCCACTTCGTCCAGGACATCGTCGCAGTGGCGTTCATCCTGCTGATGGGCGCAGGTGTACTCGGCCTCGAGGCGATCGGAACCCAGCTCGCCGCCGGTGTCGGGCTCGTCGCCGCCGCGTACCTCGTCAACCGGTACCTCTTCGACGTGATCGGACGACTGGCCGGTGGGTCATCAGAACTCATGATCGTCGGCGTCGTCTCGGTGCTCGTCGTCTTCGTCGGTGCGGCCGAGCTCGCTGGCGTCTCGGTCGTGGTCGGCGCGTTCGCTGCCGGACTCGCCGTTCGCCACGACCCCGTCGAGTACCTCGGCCTGTTCAACGGGCTCCAGTCGGTCCGGGACTTCTTCGTCGCTATCTTCTTCGTGACGATCGGCGCGCTGGTGGCCGCCCCGACCATCGAAAAACTGGTCATCGTCTCCGGGATCGTGATCCTGACCGTCGTCGTCAAACCGGTGGTCACGACCGCGATCTTGCTATACAAAGGATACGATCCACGAACCGCGACCCTGACCAGCCTGAGCACCGATCAGGTCAGCGAGTTCGCACTCATCATCGCGATCGAAGCGCTCGTCATCGGCCTGATCACCCAGTCGGTGTTCGACGCGATCATCTTCGCCGCCGCCATTACGATGATCACCTCGAGTCTCACCCAGCGCTACGACGAGGCGATCTATCGCTCGCTCGCCGATCGCAGCGTGTTCCCGGTCCGGACCGGACGACTCGAGGAGTGGAGCAACGTCCCAGACGACGTCTCCGACCACGTGATCATCGCTGGATTCGGCCGACAGGGCCACCAGCTGGCCCAAACCTGTCGTGAAATCGATCAGCCGTTCGTCGTGATCGAGAACGACCCGACGGTCCGGAAAGATCTAACGAACGAGTGCGACGCCTACGTCTTCGGCGACGCGATGGAACGGTCGACCTGGGAGCGAGCGAACGTCGAGGACGCTCGAGTGGTCGTCTCGACGATCGACTCCGAACTCGTCTCGAAACGGCTCCTCTCGTTCGACTTCGAGGTCGACCTCACCCTCCGGGCCAGCGAGGAAGACACCGCCCTCGAGTTGCTCGAGGCCGGGGCGCTGTACGTGAGCGTCTCCGAACTCCTCGCGGGAGATCAGCTGGTCAAACACGTTCGTGGACTGCTCGAGGGCGACCAGACGCCCGATGAACTTCGGGCTGAACGACGGGAGGCACTCGACGAGTACGTGACGTTCCATCCAGCAGACGACTGA
- a CDS encoding cation:proton antiporter, whose translation MSEIALAADFALIVVVATAIGLVARQTGQPTIIAYILTGILLGPVVFDVVTDEGLVDLLSELGFAFLLFLLGLKMRFEDIREILPAVTNVAFGQTVLQTALAFLVAWAFGFQTTEILVIALATVFGATPIIVKILTDKDEITNLPGKIDVGVLIVQDIYLVVVLALFAADDLSGGAEIASTLAVIVVMMSFIGIFSLLSSRYVLPELFRRVADNKDVFLIVAIGWAFLFIAIAEGTDLDPKVGAFLAGISLAQLPYSKELEDRITPITDFFILIFFASIGLQIEGLSSLLAYWWQAIVASIVLMIGNFWIMFYLIDREGFAVETSFLGSINMIQVSEFSLIVGALAIDQGYIGSDILGYLSLMALFTMSISTYVITYNHWLYAQAEPWFERFDSREKQDADLGGYERHAVAIGYDEITERALPLLAERYDDVVVIDRRTDHLEALEAAGDYEYVFGDFRHEEVRKEAALGDAAFVLSSTVEREVNDALLAEVDDDATVFVEAERIDHARALYDAGATYVIMSTHLAAEKMSEYVDLYVTDPDAFETAIERDAASLESARTGRSLPTESGVDVGTDDRWTGGDDRA comes from the coding sequence ATGTCTGAAATCGCACTCGCTGCGGACTTCGCGCTCATCGTCGTGGTCGCGACAGCGATCGGGCTGGTCGCCCGCCAGACCGGGCAACCGACGATTATCGCCTACATCCTGACGGGGATTCTCCTCGGACCGGTCGTCTTCGACGTCGTCACCGACGAGGGACTCGTCGACCTGCTCTCGGAACTGGGCTTTGCGTTCTTGCTGTTCTTGCTCGGACTCAAGATGCGCTTCGAGGACATCCGCGAGATCCTCCCGGCGGTGACCAACGTCGCGTTCGGACAGACCGTCCTCCAGACGGCACTCGCCTTCCTCGTCGCCTGGGCATTCGGCTTTCAGACGACCGAAATCCTCGTCATCGCGCTGGCGACCGTCTTCGGTGCCACGCCGATCATCGTCAAGATCCTGACCGACAAGGACGAGATCACGAACCTCCCGGGGAAGATCGACGTCGGCGTCCTCATCGTTCAGGACATCTACCTCGTGGTCGTCCTCGCGCTGTTCGCCGCCGACGACCTCAGTGGCGGGGCCGAGATCGCCTCCACGCTCGCCGTCATCGTCGTCATGATGTCCTTTATCGGCATCTTCTCGCTGCTCTCTTCCCGATACGTCCTTCCAGAACTGTTTCGCCGCGTCGCCGACAACAAGGACGTCTTCCTCATCGTCGCGATCGGCTGGGCGTTCCTGTTCATCGCAATCGCCGAGGGGACTGATCTGGATCCGAAAGTCGGGGCCTTCCTCGCGGGCATCAGCCTCGCCCAGCTCCCCTACAGCAAGGAACTCGAGGACCGGATCACGCCGATCACCGACTTCTTCATCCTCATCTTCTTCGCGAGTATCGGCCTCCAGATCGAGGGGCTCTCGAGCCTGCTGGCCTACTGGTGGCAGGCGATCGTCGCCTCGATCGTCCTGATGATCGGGAACTTCTGGATCATGTTCTACCTGATCGACCGCGAAGGGTTCGCCGTCGAGACCTCCTTCCTCGGCTCGATCAACATGATTCAGGTCAGTGAGTTCTCGCTGATCGTCGGCGCGCTGGCGATCGATCAGGGCTACATCGGTTCCGACATTCTCGGCTATCTGAGCCTGATGGCGCTGTTCACGATGAGCATCTCGACGTACGTGATCACCTACAATCACTGGCTCTACGCCCAGGCAGAGCCGTGGTTCGAACGATTCGACTCGCGAGAGAAACAGGACGCAGACCTCGGCGGGTACGAGAGACACGCCGTCGCGATCGGCTACGACGAGATCACCGAACGTGCCCTCCCGCTACTCGCTGAGCGCTACGACGACGTCGTCGTGATCGACCGCCGGACTGACCACCTCGAGGCGCTCGAGGCCGCCGGGGATTACGAGTACGTCTTCGGTGACTTCCGCCACGAGGAAGTGCGAAAGGAGGCAGCGCTCGGGGACGCCGCGTTCGTCCTCAGTTCGACGGTCGAACGCGAGGTAAACGACGCGCTGCTCGCCGAAGTCGACGACGACGCGACGGTCTTCGTCGAGGCAGAGCGAATCGACCACGCCCGGGCACTCTACGACGCCGGAGCGACCTACGTGATCATGAGCACCCACCTCGCGGCCGAAAAGATGAGCGAGTACGTCGACCTGTACGTAACCGATCCCGACGCCTTCGAGACGGCGATCGAGAGAGACGCAGCCAGCCTCGAGTCGGCTCGAACGGGCCGGTCGCTTCCGACGGAATCGGGTGTCGACGTCGGTACCGACGATCGATGGACGGGGGGTGACGACCGTGCCTGA
- a CDS encoding cation:proton antiporter, translating into MPEALIIALAVVFVTAAILSLVANQLGFSPIPFYIIAGLIAGRFVTEAEILLLAQWGIAFLVFAFAIRVDFGDIESVLRDAEVAALTQLAVVAPVALAIGYLFGTTFGFEEPVRNAVYFSAAVVLSSSLVGSVLLGEEIRENLVHGRLAASIHLVDDVVAIVALLILSVEVVTADAVAAQIGYAVLLVAAGLVIYRHGFPLLVRLADGDSELVLVGSISILIAFIAAAEYVGLSIVVGAFAAGIAIRSDGTQALEVQNGISSITDFFVAIFFVTVGALVAIPSLEVLVMALTLTVLVLALNPLVHVLSFVYEGYDARTAFLAGSSLNQVSEFALIIAIQALLMGTIAPPLFDAIILAAAATMLLTFVTRKIEDTVYETVVARLFRRRRTRKVDERSQVDDLTDHVIVVGYGRIGRQVVERLEERDRPYVVIENDPILWEELDAECQNYVLGDALSAYPWQKAQAEDAALICSTIDHRPVSTAILESDLPADVLLRAASANEATALLEAGATHVAVPDALVGEQLVETVEKLFADELAAEQLQENHLDYLERLERYGFATRDARL; encoded by the coding sequence GTGCCTGAGGCGTTGATCATCGCGCTGGCGGTCGTCTTCGTGACCGCTGCGATCCTCTCGCTGGTCGCGAACCAGCTCGGCTTCTCGCCGATTCCGTTCTACATCATCGCCGGGCTGATCGCCGGCCGGTTCGTCACCGAAGCGGAGATCCTGTTGCTCGCCCAGTGGGGGATCGCCTTCCTCGTGTTCGCCTTCGCTATCCGCGTCGACTTCGGCGACATCGAGTCGGTGCTCCGGGACGCCGAGGTCGCTGCACTCACCCAGCTCGCCGTGGTCGCTCCCGTCGCGCTGGCGATCGGCTACCTGTTCGGAACCACCTTCGGGTTCGAGGAACCGGTCCGCAACGCCGTCTACTTCAGCGCGGCCGTCGTCCTGAGTTCGTCGCTGGTCGGTAGCGTCCTCCTCGGCGAGGAGATCAGGGAGAACCTGGTCCACGGCCGGCTGGCCGCCTCGATCCACCTCGTCGACGACGTCGTGGCCATCGTCGCACTGTTGATCTTGAGCGTCGAGGTCGTCACCGCCGACGCGGTCGCCGCCCAGATCGGGTACGCGGTCTTGCTCGTCGCGGCCGGACTGGTGATCTATCGACACGGGTTTCCGCTGCTCGTCCGACTGGCCGACGGCGACAGCGAACTCGTGCTCGTCGGGAGTATCTCGATCCTCATCGCGTTCATCGCCGCAGCCGAGTACGTCGGCCTCTCGATCGTCGTCGGCGCGTTCGCAGCCGGCATCGCCATCCGCAGCGACGGGACTCAGGCACTCGAGGTCCAGAACGGGATCAGTTCGATCACCGACTTCTTCGTCGCCATCTTCTTCGTGACCGTCGGCGCGCTCGTCGCGATCCCCTCGCTCGAGGTGCTCGTCATGGCGCTGACGCTCACCGTCCTCGTCCTCGCGTTGAATCCGCTCGTCCACGTCCTCTCGTTCGTCTACGAGGGCTACGACGCCCGGACGGCGTTTCTCGCCGGCTCGAGTCTGAACCAGGTCAGCGAGTTCGCGCTGATCATCGCCATCCAGGCGCTCCTGATGGGGACGATCGCTCCGCCGCTGTTCGACGCGATCATCCTCGCGGCCGCAGCAACGATGCTGCTCACGTTCGTGACCCGGAAGATCGAAGACACCGTCTACGAGACCGTCGTCGCCCGACTCTTCCGGCGGCGACGAACGCGCAAGGTCGACGAACGGAGTCAGGTCGACGACCTCACAGACCACGTGATCGTCGTCGGATACGGCCGCATCGGCCGGCAGGTCGTCGAACGACTCGAGGAACGCGATCGCCCCTACGTCGTAATAGAGAACGACCCGATCCTCTGGGAGGAACTCGACGCGGAGTGTCAGAACTACGTGCTGGGTGACGCGCTCTCGGCGTACCCCTGGCAGAAGGCACAGGCCGAGGACGCTGCCCTGATCTGTTCGACGATCGATCACCGCCCCGTCTCGACGGCGATCCTCGAGAGCGACCTGCCGGCCGACGTCCTCCTGCGAGCCGCGTCGGCAAACGAGGCGACCGCGTTGCTCGAGGCCGGCGCGACCCACGTCGCCGTCCCTGACGCGCTCGTGGGCGAACAACTGGTCGAAACGGTCGAGAAGCTCTTCGCAGACGAACTGGCCGCGGAACAACTCCAGGAGAATCACCTCGATTACCTCGAGCGACTCGAACGCTACGGATTTGCGACCCGTGACGCTCGTCTGTGA